The window AGATGATGATTGATAAGAGGTAATAATGAAGATAGCATATGTTTTTTTTAATGGTGAACTAGAAGGAAGAGTTGAGTATTTTAAAGATCTTCTTTTAAAAGAAAAGGGAGATATATATTGTGCAGATGGAGGTGCCTTACATTTAGAAAAGTTAGGAATACTTCCATTAGAAATTTGGGGAGATTTGGATTCTGTTTCAGAGGAAATCTTAGAGAAATATAGTATAAATAATGTAGTAATAAAAAGATTTCCTAAAGATAAAGATTTTACAGATGGAGAACTTGTATTACAATATTTGATAGATAAAGGGTACGATGAGATTAGAATAATTGGAGGACTAGGGGGAAGAATAGATCATGCCCTTACAAATCTAAATCTAATTTTTAAATTTAAAAATACAATATTTTTAACAGAGAAAGAGAAGATTTTTTCAATAGAAAAAGAGAAGAAAATAGAAGGAGCAAAGGGAAAAACTATATCATTTGTTCCATTTTCTGAAAAGATAGAGGGGTTGACACTAAAAGGATTTAAATATCCTTTGAATAAATATACTCTCCATCAAGGGGATTCCATATGTATGAGTAATATAGCAGTAGAAGAAAGGTGTGAAGTTAGTTTTTCTACTGGAAAACTTATGGGAATAATCTTAAATGAAGAGATTTAGGAGGGGCTTATGATAAAAATTTGGGGAGCAATTATTTTAGCTATAATAGGGATAACTTACTTAGGAATACTTCTTTTAAGTTCAACAAAGGAATCTGATGATAAATATATCATAGGAATACTTAAAATAGGTTATAAGACTTTTGATTATTTTAAAGTTAAAAAAAGCTTAATAGGGGTGTATGTATCATATTTTTTTCTTGCAGTAGGTTATCTTCTTTTGAGAGGAAGAACTTTAGAATTGAAAAAAAGAAAATAACAATAGTTGACAAAGTAAGAAGTATATAGTATAATTTTCAAGATATATTGTGTAACTTAGGAGGAAAGTATGTTAAAAGAGGGAATAACATTAACACTTGAAAAGGTAGTAAAAGCAGAAGAAACAGCAGCAAAAGTTGCTTCAGGAGCATTAGAAGTATTTTCAACACCAATGTTAATAGCATTTATGGAGCAAACTTCTTTTGAACTGGCTCAACAATATATGAAAGAGGGAGATACAACAGTTGGAGTATCTGTTAATATAAAGCATTTAAAAGCTAATTTAGTTGGAGATAGATTAAAATGTATCTCTACCTTAGAAAAAATAGATGGAAAAAGATTAGATTTTTCAGTTAAAGTATATCATAATGAGAATGTTGTTGGAGAGGGAGAACATTCTAGATTTATAGTTAACGAGGAAAAATTCTTAGGTAAATTAAAAGGATAGTTAAGCTATCCTTTTTTTAAAGTATTAAAATATATAAAATTTTAAGGAGGAGAAATGGAAGAAAAAGAGGTAAAACTTGGAACAAAGACAAAACTTTTGCTAGGGGCACAACATGTATTAGCTATGTTTGGAGCAACAGTTCTTGTACCTTTTCTTACAGGTTTAAACCCATCAATAGCACTAATAGCTGCTGGAGTAGGGACATTAGTATTTCACTTTTGCACTAAGGGGATTGTTCCAGTATTTTTAGGGTCATCATTTGCTTTTATAGGGGCTTTAACTTTAGTTTTAAGAGAAGAGGGAATAGCTGCAATAAAAGGTGGAGTAGTAGCTGCTGGTATAATCTATATTATTATGTCAATTTTAGTAAAAATATTTGGAGTTGAAAAAATTAAATCATTCTTTCCACCAATAGTAACAGGACCTATTATAATGGTAATCGGATTTAGAATGAGTCCAGTTGCTTTAAGTATGGCAGGATATGCAAATGGTAAATTTGATCTTAAAAGTTTAATAGTTGCTTCAGTTGTTATTCTATCAATGATAACTATAACACTTATGAAAAAATCATTTTTAAGATTAATTCCTATTCTTGTATCAGTTATTTTAGGATATGCAGTATCAGTAATGTTGGGATTTGTTGATTTTGAACCTATTTTAAATGCAAAATGGATAGGGCTTTCTCATGAGGCTGCCTCAGATCTATTTACAATGCCAAAAATATCTTTAAGTGCAATACTTGCAATAGCTCCAATAGCATTAGTTGTATTTATTGAGCATATAGGAGATATTACTACTAATGGAGCAGTTGTTGGAAAAGATTTCTTTAAAAATCCTGGAATACACAGAACTCTTATGGGAGATGGACTTGCAACAATAGCAGCAGGATTCTTAGGTGGACCAGCAAATACAACTTATGGAGAGAACACAGGAGTTTTAGCTGTAACTAAAATTTATGATCCATTTGTTCTTAGAATAGCAGCTTGTTATGCAATAGTATTAGGACTTTTAGGTAAATTTGGAGTTATTCTTCAAACAATTCCTCAGCCTGTAATGGGAGGAGTATCAATTATACTATTTGGAATGATCTCTTCAGTTGGAGCAAGAACAATGGTAGATTCAAAATTAGATTTCTCTAATTCAAGAAACCTAATAATTGCTTCATTAATATTTGTATTTGGAATTGCAATAGATAATATTATTATTTGGAAAACAGTTTCTGTATCAGGACTTGCTCTAGCAGCACTAGTTGGAGTTCTTTGTAATAAATTATTACCTAAAGATAGAGAGCTTATGATTAATAAAAAATTAGATTAATAAAAAATAACTATAATTTTGAGCTAAGTAGATTGATGATTAAATAATCAGTTTACTTAGCTTTTTTATTTATAACTATTTTTCACAAAATATGAACAAGAAAATATAAAAAACGTTTGATTTTATTAGTGAAAATATAAAAAATATGAACAAAATAAAAATAAATTTGTTGAATAGAAAAAAATGGATAATTTGATAGAATATATAATATGTAATAAACAAAAAGATGGAGGCAAAAAAATGATAAACTATATTTGGTGTGGAATGATAATAATAGGTATAATAGTAGGAACTCTGACTGGAAATATAGAGGCAGTTTCAACAGCAGCTATTGAATGGGCAGAGACAGCAGTTGAACTGTCATTAGGATTAATTGGGGTAATGGCATTGTGGTTAGGGTTAATGAAGATAGCTGAAGAGGCTGGAAT is drawn from Fusobacterium varium and contains these coding sequences:
- a CDS encoding thiamine diphosphokinase; the encoded protein is MKIAYVFFNGELEGRVEYFKDLLLKEKGDIYCADGGALHLEKLGILPLEIWGDLDSVSEEILEKYSINNVVIKRFPKDKDFTDGELVLQYLIDKGYDEIRIIGGLGGRIDHALTNLNLIFKFKNTIFLTEKEKIFSIEKEKKIEGAKGKTISFVPFSEKIEGLTLKGFKYPLNKYTLHQGDSICMSNIAVEERCEVSFSTGKLMGIILNEEI
- a CDS encoding thioesterase family protein encodes the protein MLKEGITLTLEKVVKAEETAAKVASGALEVFSTPMLIAFMEQTSFELAQQYMKEGDTTVGVSVNIKHLKANLVGDRLKCISTLEKIDGKRLDFSVKVYHNENVVGEGEHSRFIVNEEKFLGKLKG
- a CDS encoding uracil-xanthine permease; this translates as MEEKEVKLGTKTKLLLGAQHVLAMFGATVLVPFLTGLNPSIALIAAGVGTLVFHFCTKGIVPVFLGSSFAFIGALTLVLREEGIAAIKGGVVAAGIIYIIMSILVKIFGVEKIKSFFPPIVTGPIIMVIGFRMSPVALSMAGYANGKFDLKSLIVASVVILSMITITLMKKSFLRLIPILVSVILGYAVSVMLGFVDFEPILNAKWIGLSHEAASDLFTMPKISLSAILAIAPIALVVFIEHIGDITTNGAVVGKDFFKNPGIHRTLMGDGLATIAAGFLGGPANTTYGENTGVLAVTKIYDPFVLRIAACYAIVLGLLGKFGVILQTIPQPVMGGVSIILFGMISSVGARTMVDSKLDFSNSRNLIIASLIFVFGIAIDNIIIWKTVSVSGLALAALVGVLCNKLLPKDRELMINKKLD